A single region of the Neomonachus schauinslandi chromosome 3, ASM220157v2, whole genome shotgun sequence genome encodes:
- the LOC123324306 gene encoding stromal cell-derived factor 2-like protein 1, translating into MWSAGCGRAAGPALLGLLLTLLVPSSGAAKTGAGLVTCGSVLKLFNTQHRVWLHSHDIKYGSGSGQQLVTGVEASDDANSYWQIRGGSDGGCSPRSPVRCGQAVRLTYVLTGKNLHTHHFPSPLSNNQEVSAFGEDGEGDDLDLWTVRCSGQHWEREATVRFQHVGTSVFLSVTGEQYGSPIRGQHEVHGMSSANTHNTWKAMEGIFIKPSVDPSAGHDEL; encoded by the coding sequence ATGTGGAGCGCGGGCTGCGGCAGAGCTGCCGGGCCGGCGCTTCTGGGGCTGCTGCTGACGCTCTTGGTGCCGAGTAGCGGTGCCGCCAAGACCGGCGCAGGGCTCGTGACCTGCGGGTCGGTGCTGAAGCTGTTCAACACGCAACACAGGGTGTGGCTGCACTCGCATGACATCAAATACGGATCCGGCAGCGGCCAACAGTTGGTGACTGGCGTGGAGGCGTCGGACGACGCCAATAGCTACTGGCAGATCCGCGGTGGGTCGGACGGCGGTTGCTCGCCCCGGTCCCCGGTGCGCTGCGGGCAGGCGGTTCGGCTCACGTACGTGCTAACTGGCAAGAACCTGCACACGCACCACTTTCCGTCGCCGCTGTCTAACAACCAGGAGGTGAGCGCCTTTGGGGAAGACGGTGAGGGTGACGACCTGGATCTGTGGACCGTGCGCTGCTCAGGGCAGCACTGGGAGCGAGAGGCCACTGTGCGCTTCCAGCACGTGGGCACCTCTGTGTTCCTGTCAGTCACTGGAGAGCAGTATGGGAGCCCCATCCGTGGGCAGCACGAAGTGCATGGCATGTCCAGTGCCAATACACACAACACGTGGAAGGCCATGGAAGGCATCTTCATCAAGCCCAGTGTGGATCCCTCTGCAGGTCACGATGAACTCTGA